In a single window of the Bactrocera dorsalis isolate Fly_Bdor chromosome 2, ASM2337382v1, whole genome shotgun sequence genome:
- the LOC105225730 gene encoding G-box-binding factor, with protein sequence MLRNVNVNAATGSSSIFGSAAAAAAAAAGLNTLHNPNIGGNIGSSSGGSGTSNSNGNTHDIHLEQHHHHHHHGATHHHPHHQQLTHPHAAHQLMQQQQRKAYLKSMQQHYQQQQQHSASSTSSAHKLSAHQQQLLQSQLTPPELQDDASNITTDLNEEQQLQLQQAAQQQHQQLYNNYQQYAAAASYRNWNHGLALNGAAALQNLL encoded by the coding sequence ATGCTGCGCAACGTGAACGTGAACGCCGCCACTGGTAGCAGCAGCATCTTTGGTAGTGCCGCCGCGGCTGCAGCAGCGGCTGCTGGTCTCAATACGCTGCACAATCCGAATATTGGCGGCAATAttggcagcagcagcggcggcagcgGCACCAGCAACAGCAATGGGAATACACATGATATACACCTGGAGCAAcatcatcaccatcatcatcatGGCGCCACGCACCATCATCCGCACCATCAGCAATTGACGCATCCGCATGCGGCGCATCAAttgatgcaacaacaacaacgtaaagCCTATCTTAAGTCCATGCAACAACActaccaacaacagcagcaacacagCGCCAGCAGTACTTCCAGTGCGCACAAACTCAGCGCGCACCAACAGCAATTGCTGCAAAGTCAGCTGACGCCGCCAGAGCTGCAGGATGACGCATCGAACATCACAACCGATCTGAACGAAGAGCAACAACTGCAACTACAACAGGCGGCGCAGCAACAGCACCAGCAATTGTATAACAATTATCAACAGTACGCGGCGGCCGCCTCCTATCGCAACTGGAACCACGGCTTGGCGCTAAATGGCGCGGCAGCATTGCAGAATCTGCTGTAG
- the LOC125776230 gene encoding protein fork head-like translates to MQKLYSEAPSNGPPVSMSSSVGAGSGGGSSSAGAGANGGGGGSGGGGGNPTNPHPNHPTSNGGTMSPLARSAYTAMNSMAMPVGGMSSVSPQTAAFGALESAAAVASMSGSMGAAAAMNSMAGNCMTPSSMSYASMGSPLGNMGNCMGGGMSTMAAMGGYSSMAAAASARELDTGSPNSLNRARIDKPTTYRRSYTHAKPPYSYISLITMAIQNNPTRMLTLSEIYQFIMDLFPFYRQNQQRWQNSIRHSLSFNDCFVKIPRTPDKPGKGSFWTLHPDSGNMFENGCYLRRQKRFKDEKKEALRQLHKSPSHSSLEATSPGKKDHEDSHHLHHHHSRLDNHQQHHHSKDVTGATVGGAGSVLSSAVSRDQLAMMQANAELCLGQQAAQHAPSHHHQQHHQLQHEELSAMVNRCHPSLISDYHPSMHHLKQEPSGYTPSSHPFSINRLLPESKADIKMYDMSQYPGYNALSPLTNTHAALGQDSYYQSLGYHAPAGTTSL, encoded by the coding sequence ATGCAAAAGCTCTACTCGGAGGCGCCAAGCAACGGGCCTCCGGTGAGCATGAGCAGCAGCGTCGGTGCTGGTAGTGGTGGTGGTTCCAGTAGTGCCGGTGCCGGCGCTAACGGTGGCGGCGGTGGCAGTGGAGGCGGCGGTGGTAATCCTACAAATCCGCATCCGAATCACCCGACCAGCAACGGTGGCACAATGAGCCCGCTTGCACGTAGCGCATACACCGCCATGAATTCGATGGCCATGCCCGTCGGTGGCATGTCTTCAGTATCGCCACAGACTGCCGCCTTTGGTGCGCTGGAATCCGCCGCAGCGGTGGCAAGCATGAGCGGTAGCATGGGTGCCGCAGCGGCTATGAATTCCATGGCTGGTAATTGCATGACACCGAGTTCGATGAGTTACGCCTCGATGGGTTCGCCGTTGGGTAATATGGGCAATTGTATGGGTGGTGGTATGTCGACAATGGCCGCTATGGGTGGCTACTCGTCGATGGCAGCAGCAGCCAGTGCACGTGAGTTGGATACAGGTTCACCGAACTCGCTAAATCGCGCACGCATAGATAAGCCCACAACATACCGTCGGAGTTACACACACGCCAAACCGCCATACTCATACATCTCGCTAATCACAATGGCGATACAGAATAATCCGACACGAATGCTTACGCTGTCGGAAATCTATCAATTCATAATGGACTTGTTTCCATTCTATCGTCAGAATCAGCAGCGTTGGCAAAATTCTATACGCCATTCGTTGTCCTTCAACGATTGCTTCGTGAAGATACCGCGCACACCGGACAAGCCAGGCAAAGGTTCCTTCTGGACATTGCACCCCGATTCGGGCAATATGTTTGAGAATGGCTGCTATTTGCGACGCCAAAAACGTTTCAAGGACGAGAAGAAGGAGGCACTACGTCAGCTACATAAGAGCCCGTCACACAGCAGCCTCGAAGCAACAAGTCCCGGCAAGAAGGATCACGAAGATTCGCATCACTTACACCACCATCACAGCCGATTGGACAACCACCAGCAGCATCATCACAGTAAAGACGTGACAGGCGCCACAGTGGGTGGCGCAGGAAGTGTGCTCAGCAGCGCTGTCAGTCGTGATCAACTGGCTATGATGCAAGCCAATGCGGAGCTGTGTTTGGGCCAACAGGCGGCGCAACATGCACCCAGCCATCACCATCAGCAACATCACCAGCTGCAACATGAAGAGCTCTCCGCCATGGTAAATAGATGCCATCCATCATTGATCAGCGATTATCACCCCTCCATGCATCATCTGAAGCAGGAACCATCCGGTTACACACCATCCAGCCATCCGTTCTCGATCAATCGACTATTACCCGAGTCCAAGGCGGACATCAAAATGTACGATATGAGTCAGTATCCCGGCTATAATGCGCTCAGTCCATTGACGAATACACATGCGGCCTTAGGACAGGATTCGTACTACCAGAGTCTCGGCTATCATGCGCCAGCCGGCACGACTAGCTTGTGA